One Curtobacterium herbarum genomic window carries:
- a CDS encoding C40 family peptidase produces the protein MKKPARSLVCGLATVSMLSLGLSLAVAVPAQAAPSAPSWKDVQAAKDDQAAKQRTVDALTARMSSLQSAVDRTGATVQEAGQAYSLAASQQQEAKDTLDGLTGQAKRAKAAAKQSAGQVAALVVELSRSGGGDLSTSMLVDSRDAKDLLYQVGTMTHLSERSATVLDKAQSDQRTVDALAAQQRQATNALTAATAKTKDALGSANDVAANAQSALASGQAKQDEVLKQLAFIKGTSVATEQAYWSAQQAKQAEIQLAAQAKRDAARPSSAGDGGATAGGDSGGSTNDDPPASNPVASKPSNSAPSGNPAAAPKPSAPKPAAPQPVAPAPKPSTPKPAPAPAPAPAPVVSSPSKAAGAIGYARAQIGKPYQFGGEGPIAYDCSGLVKMAYSSQGVATGAHNVVSQYYYFQSVGRLVPMSQRQPGDILFFSNNGAPSGGFHDAIYTGGGTMVEAANVRVGVVERAIWSPGQLLPYVGRPSGSM, from the coding sequence ATGAAGAAGCCCGCACGTTCCCTCGTCTGCGGTCTCGCCACCGTCTCGATGCTCAGTCTCGGGCTCTCGCTCGCGGTGGCGGTCCCGGCGCAGGCGGCTCCGTCCGCTCCCTCGTGGAAGGACGTGCAGGCGGCCAAGGACGACCAGGCCGCGAAGCAGCGGACGGTGGACGCCCTGACGGCACGCATGTCGAGCCTCCAGTCCGCCGTCGACCGCACCGGGGCCACCGTGCAGGAAGCCGGACAGGCGTACTCGCTCGCGGCGTCGCAGCAGCAGGAGGCGAAGGACACCCTCGACGGGCTGACCGGGCAGGCGAAGCGCGCGAAGGCCGCGGCGAAGCAGTCCGCCGGCCAGGTCGCCGCCCTCGTCGTCGAGCTCTCGCGCTCCGGCGGTGGCGACCTGTCCACCTCGATGCTCGTCGACTCCCGTGACGCGAAGGACCTGCTCTACCAGGTCGGCACGATGACGCACCTGTCCGAGCGCTCCGCGACCGTGCTCGACAAGGCGCAGTCGGACCAGCGCACCGTGGACGCCCTCGCCGCGCAGCAGCGCCAGGCGACGAACGCCCTCACCGCCGCGACCGCCAAGACGAAGGACGCGCTCGGCAGTGCGAACGACGTGGCTGCGAACGCGCAGTCCGCGCTGGCGTCCGGGCAGGCGAAGCAGGACGAGGTCCTCAAGCAGCTCGCGTTCATCAAGGGCACCTCGGTCGCGACCGAGCAGGCGTACTGGTCCGCGCAGCAGGCGAAGCAGGCCGAGATCCAGCTCGCGGCGCAGGCCAAGCGGGACGCGGCTCGTCCCTCGTCGGCCGGCGACGGTGGCGCGACCGCTGGCGGCGACTCCGGCGGGTCCACGAACGACGACCCGCCCGCCTCGAACCCCGTCGCGTCCAAGCCGTCGAACTCCGCGCCGTCGGGGAACCCCGCCGCAGCGCCGAAGCCGTCCGCCCCGAAGCCCGCGGCCCCGCAGCCGGTCGCCCCGGCACCGAAGCCGTCGACGCCGAAGCCCGCCCCGGCACCGGCACCCGCTCCGGCCCCGGTCGTCAGCAGCCCGTCGAAGGCCGCCGGCGCGATCGGCTACGCCCGCGCGCAGATCGGCAAGCCGTACCAGTTCGGCGGTGAGGGTCCGATCGCCTACGACTGCTCCGGCCTGGTGAAGATGGCCTACTCGAGTCAGGGCGTCGCGACCGGTGCCCACAACGTCGTCTCGCAGTACTACTACTTCCAGAGCGTCGGCCGGCTCGTCCCGATGTCGCAGCGCCAGCCCGGCGACATCCTCTTCTTCTCGAACAACGGCGCCCCGTCCGGCGGCTTCCACGACGCGATCTACACCGGTGGCGGAACGATGGTCGAGGCAGCGAACGTCCGTGTCGGCGTCGTCGAACGTGCCATCTGGTCGCCCGGACAGCTCCTGCCCTACGTCGGTCGCCCGAGCGGCTCCATGTAG
- a CDS encoding aldo/keto reductase family protein, with product MEYRYLGNSGLKVSEITYGNWLTHASQVENDAAIACVRAALDVGISTFDTADVYANTGAETVLGEALKGERRQSLEIATKVFGPTGPKGHNDTGLSRKHILESIDGSLGRLQTDYVDLYQAHRFDHETPLEETMQAFADVVRAGKVLYVGVSEWTADQLRAGAALAKDLGFQLISNQPQYSALWRVIEEEVVPTSKELGISQIVWSPIAQGVLTGKYQPGQPLPEGSRATDDKGGAKMISRFMNDEVLSAVQELKPVADELSLSMAQLAVAWVLQNENVASAIIGASRPEQVHDNAGAAGVRIPAELMSRIDDALGAVVERDPAKTNDSSPKTREA from the coding sequence ATGGAGTACCGCTACCTCGGCAACTCGGGCCTCAAGGTCTCCGAGATCACCTACGGCAACTGGCTCACCCACGCCTCCCAGGTCGAGAACGACGCGGCGATCGCCTGCGTCCGGGCAGCGCTCGACGTCGGCATCTCGACGTTCGACACCGCCGACGTGTACGCGAACACCGGCGCCGAGACCGTCCTCGGCGAAGCCCTCAAGGGGGAGCGTCGCCAGTCGCTCGAGATCGCCACGAAGGTCTTCGGGCCGACCGGTCCCAAGGGTCACAACGACACCGGGCTCTCGCGGAAGCACATCCTCGAGTCGATCGACGGCTCGCTCGGCCGCCTGCAGACCGACTACGTCGACCTGTACCAGGCGCACCGTTTCGACCACGAGACCCCGCTCGAAGAGACCATGCAGGCGTTCGCCGACGTGGTCCGTGCGGGCAAGGTCCTGTACGTCGGCGTCTCGGAGTGGACCGCCGACCAGCTCCGTGCCGGTGCGGCACTGGCGAAGGACCTCGGCTTCCAGCTCATCTCGAACCAGCCGCAGTACTCCGCGCTCTGGCGGGTCATCGAAGAGGAGGTCGTCCCCACCTCGAAGGAACTCGGCATCTCGCAGATCGTCTGGTCCCCGATCGCCCAGGGTGTCCTGACCGGCAAGTACCAGCCCGGTCAGCCGCTGCCCGAGGGGTCCCGCGCGACCGACGACAAGGGCGGCGCGAAGATGATCTCCCGCTTCATGAACGACGAGGTGCTGTCCGCCGTGCAGGAGCTCAAGCCGGTCGCGGACGAGCTCAGCCTGTCGATGGCGCAGCTCGCCGTCGCGTGGGTGCTGCAGAACGAGAACGTGGCATCGGCCATCATCGGTGCCTCGCGTCCGGAGCAGGTGCACGACAACGCCGGCGCTGCCGGGGTGCGGATCCCGGCCGAGCTGATGTCCCGCATCGACGACGCCCTCGGTGCCGTCGTCGAGCGTGACCCGGCGAAGACGAACGACAGCAGCCCGAAGACCCGCGAGGCGTAG
- the tilS gene encoding tRNA lysidine(34) synthetase TilS codes for MNTERPRLDPAVAAVRLAVRTMLARALDEQVVGPGNLVLVALSGGADSLALAAATAFEAPKQGLRAGAVIVDHALQAGSEAVAARASRQAAELGLAPVVVDRVDVGTAGGPEAAAREARYASVTAVAAAEWSPLVLLGHTLDDQAETVLLGLLRGSGPDSLTGMASLVRPDRPGPSLGRPMLALRRATTRQACAASGLVPWDDPQNDDPAYTRVRVRNALMPVLERELGPGVPEALARTADQLREDSAALDHFAEEMAEDLAEHSEAGISLSVPQLAANPPALRQRLVRLAVESEFGVTLSRQQTLEVCRLVTDWRGQGPIDLPGVRASRTGERVSFAAREPHAGG; via the coding sequence GTGAACACCGAGCGTCCCCGGCTGGACCCCGCCGTCGCCGCCGTCCGTCTGGCGGTCCGCACCATGCTCGCCCGCGCGCTCGACGAGCAGGTCGTCGGCCCGGGCAACCTCGTCCTCGTCGCGCTGAGCGGCGGGGCCGACTCGCTGGCCCTCGCGGCCGCGACCGCGTTCGAGGCGCCGAAGCAGGGCCTGCGCGCCGGCGCGGTCATCGTCGACCACGCGCTCCAGGCGGGCTCCGAGGCGGTCGCGGCACGGGCCTCCCGCCAGGCCGCCGAGCTGGGCCTGGCGCCCGTCGTCGTGGACCGCGTCGACGTCGGCACCGCCGGTGGGCCGGAGGCCGCCGCCCGGGAGGCCCGCTACGCCTCCGTCACGGCGGTCGCGGCCGCCGAGTGGTCACCCCTCGTGCTCCTCGGGCACACGCTCGACGACCAGGCCGAGACGGTCCTGCTCGGGCTGCTCCGCGGGAGCGGACCGGACAGCCTGACGGGCATGGCGTCCCTGGTCCGGCCGGACCGGCCGGGGCCGTCCCTGGGGCGGCCGATGCTCGCGCTCCGGCGCGCGACGACGCGGCAGGCGTGCGCTGCCTCCGGGCTCGTGCCGTGGGACGACCCGCAGAACGACGACCCGGCGTACACACGGGTCCGGGTGCGGAACGCGCTGATGCCGGTCCTGGAACGCGAACTCGGACCCGGGGTGCCGGAGGCGCTGGCCCGGACCGCCGACCAGCTCCGCGAGGACTCCGCGGCCCTCGACCACTTCGCGGAGGAGATGGCGGAGGACCTCGCCGAGCACTCCGAGGCCGGCATCTCGCTGTCCGTACCGCAGCTGGCCGCGAACCCGCCGGCGCTCCGGCAGCGACTGGTCCGACTGGCGGTCGAGAGCGAGTTCGGGGTGACGCTGTCCCGGCAGCAGACGCTCGAGGTGTGCCGACTCGTCACCGACTGGCGGGGGCAGGGGCCGATCGACCTGCCGGGTGTCCGGGCGTCGCGGACGGGCGAACGGGTGTCCTTCGCCGCCAGGGAGCCGCACGCGGGCGGTTAG
- a CDS encoding inorganic diphosphatase — MAAYDVVVEIPKGSRNKYEVDHETGRVYLDRVLFTSFVYPTDYGFFEKTLADDGDPVDALLLLEYPTFPGVGVKVRPVGVFKMSDEAGVDAKVLVVPAKDPRWTHIQDISDVDDQTKAEIAHFFERYKDLEPNKWVKAEGWGDAAEAEAIVTAGQAAYVPGGH; from the coding sequence ATGGCCGCGTACGACGTCGTCGTCGAGATCCCCAAGGGCAGCCGCAACAAGTACGAGGTCGACCACGAGACCGGTCGCGTGTACCTGGACCGCGTGCTCTTCACCTCGTTCGTCTACCCGACGGACTACGGCTTCTTCGAGAAGACCCTGGCCGACGACGGTGACCCCGTCGACGCGCTGCTGCTCCTGGAGTACCCGACCTTCCCCGGCGTGGGCGTCAAGGTCCGCCCCGTCGGCGTGTTCAAGATGAGCGACGAGGCCGGCGTCGACGCCAAGGTCCTCGTCGTCCCGGCGAAGGACCCGCGCTGGACCCACATCCAGGACATCTCGGACGTGGACGACCAGACGAAGGCCGAGATCGCGCACTTCTTCGAGCGCTACAAGGACCTCGAGCCGAACAAGTGGGTCAAGGCCGAGGGCTGGGGCGACGCCGCCGAGGCCGAGGCCATCGTCACGGCCGGCCAGGCCGCGTACGTGCCCGGCGGTCACTGA
- a CDS encoding M23 family metallopeptidase: MSTPSLLPARPRRRFLAAGVAVVLAAGALVALVPSGAASAASYPSWDDVQAAKQSQSAQAAKVTEIKGLIAQLQSQSAAKEKAAAAAGTAYQTAQTDYDRKALEQRKLQSQADDAEKTAAASEAQAGQLAAQLGRSSSEDVTTDLLTKPSASGDLLYELGAMSKLSEQADGIYSEASQDRGTAQALADKSKTAEDALGKLAAQAQVKMRAAQSAADQAQAAVSAQADNQDRLEAQLDLLTSKTKTTEAQYEKGVQVEKARQARLARERAAAAAAAAAAAARALPPAATAGVPAAGGGGASGGGAANASGWVRPAAGFQSSPYGLRVDPYTHVYTLHAGVDLAPACYSPIYAAASGTVTFAGNGGGYGNEVIIDNGGGISTAYGHIVDGGIMVSVGQHVTAGQQIAQVGSTGWSTGCHLHFETRVNGAAVDPVPFMAARGISV; this comes from the coding sequence ATGTCGACTCCCTCCCTCCTCCCCGCTCGCCCCCGCCGCCGCTTCCTGGCCGCCGGGGTCGCCGTCGTGCTCGCCGCCGGGGCCCTCGTCGCCCTCGTGCCGTCGGGTGCCGCATCAGCTGCCAGCTACCCGAGCTGGGACGACGTGCAGGCCGCCAAGCAGTCGCAGTCCGCCCAGGCCGCCAAGGTGACCGAGATCAAGGGCCTCATCGCGCAGCTGCAGTCGCAGTCCGCCGCGAAGGAGAAGGCAGCCGCAGCAGCCGGTACCGCGTACCAGACGGCGCAGACGGACTACGACCGCAAGGCCCTCGAGCAGCGGAAGCTCCAGTCGCAGGCGGACGACGCCGAGAAGACCGCCGCCGCGTCCGAGGCACAGGCCGGCCAGCTCGCCGCCCAGCTCGGCCGCTCCAGCTCCGAGGACGTCACCACGGACCTCCTCACCAAGCCCTCCGCCTCGGGCGACCTGCTCTACGAGCTCGGCGCGATGTCGAAGCTGTCCGAGCAGGCCGACGGCATCTACTCCGAGGCGAGCCAGGACCGCGGGACCGCCCAGGCCCTGGCCGACAAGTCGAAGACCGCCGAGGACGCCCTGGGCAAGCTCGCCGCCCAGGCCCAGGTGAAGATGCGCGCCGCGCAGAGCGCAGCCGACCAGGCGCAGGCCGCCGTGTCCGCCCAGGCCGACAACCAGGACCGTCTGGAGGCGCAGCTCGACCTCCTGACGTCGAAGACGAAGACGACCGAGGCCCAGTACGAGAAGGGCGTCCAGGTCGAGAAGGCACGCCAGGCACGTCTCGCTCGCGAGCGCGCCGCCGCAGCGGCGGCCGCAGCGGCAGCTGCCGCACGTGCGCTCCCGCCGGCAGCGACCGCGGGTGTCCCGGCAGCCGGTGGTGGCGGGGCCTCGGGTGGTGGCGCCGCGAACGCGTCCGGCTGGGTCCGCCCGGCCGCCGGCTTCCAGTCGAGCCCCTACGGCCTCCGCGTCGACCCGTACACGCACGTCTACACACTGCACGCCGGCGTGGACCTCGCCCCCGCCTGCTACTCGCCGATCTACGCCGCAGCGTCCGGCACCGTGACCTTCGCGGGCAACGGCGGCGGCTACGGCAACGAGGTCATCATCGACAACGGTGGCGGCATCTCGACGGCCTACGGGCACATCGTCGACGGCGGCATCATGGTCTCCGTCGGTCAGCACGTCACCGCCGGACAGCAGATCGCCCAGGTCGGTTCCACCGGCTGGTCGACGGGTTGCCACCTGCACTTCGAGACCCGGGTGAACGGCGCCGCCGTCGATCCCGTCCCCTTCATGGCAGCGCGGGGGATCTCGGTTTGA